ccttggatggctcgaagttcttgaagcagaatcatgacacgaaaacaagttcaagtaagatcatcacttgaaataagattgttatagttatagaaattgaaccaaagtttgaatatgattattaacttgtattagaatgataacctactgtaagaaataaagatttcttgaggttggatgatcaccttacaagattggaagtgagctagcaaacttgaaagtattcttgattttatgtaactagaacttgtagaatatatgaagaacacttagaacttgaagatagaacttgagagagatcaattagatgaagaaaattgaagaatgaaagtgtttgtaggtgtttttggtcgttggtgtatggattagatataaaggatatgtaattttgttttcatgtaaataagtcatgaatgattactcatatttttgtaattttatgagatatttcatgctagttgccaaatgatggttcccaaatgtgttaggtgactcacatgggctgctaagagctgatcagtggagtgtatataccaatagtacatacatctaaaagctgtgtattgtacgagtacgaatacgggtgcatacgagtagaattgttgatgaaactgaacgaggatgtaattgtaagcatttttgttaagtagaagtattttgataagtgtattgaagtctttcaaaagtgtataaatacatattaaaacactacatgtatatacattttaactgagtcgttaagtcatcgttagtcgttacatgtaagtgttgttttgaaacctttaggttaacgatcttgttaaatgttgttaacccaatgtttataatatcaaatgagattttaaattattatattatcatgatattatcatgtatgaatatctcttaatatgatatatatacattaaatgtctttacaacgataatcgttacatatatgtctcgtttaaaaatcattaagttagtagtcttgtttttacatatgtagttcattgttaatatacttaatgatatgtttacttatcatagcatcatgttaactatatatatatccatatatatgtcatcatatagtttttacaagttttaacgttcgtgaatcaccggtcaacttgggtggtcaattgtctatatgaaacatattttaattaatcaagtcttaacaagtttgattgcttaacatgttggaaacatttaatcatgtaaatatcaatctcaaataatatatataaacatggaaaagttcgggtcactacacatgtaacatagcacatgatgacgttatggtctgtgaatcattacgttccatttagaaactcagcatgacttactgtaatataatcacgttgatcaagtgtcattatattatactaactcatgcttcagttcccaacattacttcaaaaacattcatactttacactcagaggtttcagatatttataaactaaaacagttttctttatgatgtgatacagataacgcgaaggaataaatgatttcagataagaatggttatgaaaatatcttcagaaatatgaaggatatttataatggaagatacgatgatatcttagaatatttaagataagaggatgatgaagaatattgtccgcaagggttttagagtaagaagcaaggtatttgctaaggattttagcagataccgaatcatttggattctttgaaggtagatttcgtccttgtgatttgtttacagcctccttcagggtttgctcaatccgttttccagttccaaaccttctatttttctgtgctttgctaacataatattctttatcatcaacttttgactgttacggttgtctacagtttcttctgcttcattcagctttttcaaaacttcatagtactgattcgtaggctgaagtgctattccggatttcagaattataattccaggaaataatgTTATATGAATATggagaaatgatgtgagattcaagaataattcttgatgcttcctggggtttggtatgacatttattgttacaagatgtagatgggtacatgacaaggttttatagtgatctttcagagagatttaagtcaaagagcaataaagttgctggtaagcttactactaatgtggtggaatataaaaggttccccagtaacgatggcgaaatgacaacgtatatatcaaggttataataaggctactccggatgaaaagtcgaagttatctttttggagctgtgaaaaaaattcgttattttgaaaagggattgtaaagttattttgggtaataataattctaaaggatctgacacggatacatgttgaacctttgcttaggttcaagtgtcctacggatgcatatctatatgcatatattcttcgtatgtattgtgtgattggttcattctctcgattgttccttagttgaggtgttttcaagaattttgaagggtttagacgcaggttgtcatcgtcaatatccgtataatgaattcgtcatgaatcttgaatgatacgaatatctttatgagttttgtgaatgaaagtgatgttctagtatagtttgaatttaaagtatgattttgaaggatgtaggaatctaagagtaatgttatctgtttaatcttgacttggattctgatctgtcaaaaccagaatatgtaattgaatttgaatgagaatggttgttctggtttctatgaaagaatgtatattgttatgaaagtagtgagtatggttaatgattattgaatcagaattgaagaatgtacagtataacatattatttgtgaatttgtataattctcggttattacctacccgttaaagtttcacaagtaatattttgtacaagagaatttttattacagtctttatgaaaatatatgtttttatattttctgcagatgtaatatagatttaatgagttaatatactattaaactcatttgatttttgctggagctagaatgaatgacccctaaaactttagagattacataatttttgtggagtatttcttcaacgtaaatgaaattatgaatcaatacttcattattcatttttattgatatttcctcggtgattgatgttggtgttcgtagaattcttgtgaacttcgcaagacacgaatgacgttttctagaaagtttcgagtacatcgaaaatgaaagtgtgaaatctaacacgtactcgaacaatacacttggtttattatgaaatggaatctattgagttgaagtagagattataattaatgattgttaagtcattaacgaaggatgtacatcatagcatattagtaatatgaattaaccgagtagtatccatcctttaacattcacacctaatagcttagtacgaaaagatatattgtggtttaaaaactcatatatatatatataaaatatacatataattttttttcagagggaatgagttaatacttcataactcgttgatacaatatgctcgttcttgatttgtgatgatgtcggtgactatggaactggtggagcttgtgatgttgtaggtgctgctggtactggtgatgctgtcggtgctgctggtgctgcttgtataacaagtctattttgtaacgcacgcaccattcctgtcagggtttctattctcccctctatcatctctatccatccactcatcttgatttacggttatgattagaataaatatctctaaaactttagagattacataatcaccgtagaatgtttctccgatgaagttatgaatcaatacttcatcgtttgatgttgttggtattccttgatatctacagggcgtatgccgttgatgctcgtgggacagattatgatgttggggcttgcgatgcggatgttgttagtggtggtaatggtaccattGGTGTGGATGCAGGTGGTGCAGTTGGTgcttgtggggcttgtgatgcttgtaagttcagcatcatattctctaaagccactactctagcgcgaagctcgttgacttcttctagtacaccgggatgattggcggttagaatgagaggatgaataagatctagaagtttagataatatataatcgtggcgagatactctggaaatgagggtgaaaatggtgtttcgaactggttcgccagtaagtgcttcaggttcttcgccgagagggaaatttggtgggtggaaaggatcgccttcttctcgtccccattgactgagtcggctacgaacccatccccaatccatccagaatagatgatggctaatcggttgatccattccggttacactgctttcggagctcaggtgaatatccatatcggaatagctgtcggaatccgatgaacttgaaccagttgaaggatccatctcgtacagagtatgaaaagatttttgaaatgaaataaattataggactagtttggtattcctcaatacataatttacatatgtatttataataccagaatcccataagttacggaggatttttcgaaagatgtcagacaaagtttactgtaatagatatgcaaagatatgaatttgtctatacactatctatgcaatgaatgcagtaagaggcgtctagacttaagatgataagcaagtaattttcaacaaaaattgataagcaaaacttttgacatacagctaaggtcgaagtccagacccactaatgcatcctaacaactatcagttagacacactaatgcaagacctggttcgctaagaccaccactctgatgccaactgaaacgacccgtccatattactataaacgcagtacattctcattggtcccatagcgaggtatttgacctctatatgatacgttttagaaaatattgcattcgtttcataaaaagcacatcattattatacataatgcatgttttaaacaagtgggcgattatttaagaaataatccccaaaatacatcggtttccaaatactacacacgtgacataacagtcgaatataatacatgacaaaagttttattgaatgcaacactttatttaaataaaagtatgagactccatgcacagcttgctcagataatgcaacagcgaaagactttcttaaggacctgagaataaacatgcgtaaacagtcaacacaaaggttggtgagatatataggtttatcatcgatataaatatagaccacaagatttcatagttataaatatatgtacactcgcaagtgtataaatgtattctataagttgttgagcgcttcgataaccatacttaaccttaatgtggcatattccctttattatgaaatctccctacactgtaccaagtgtagtaaaaacgaagtactatgcaaccgtttacgatactagagcgactagcccggttggggttgttaaacccgatagatctatcaataggattcgcgtatacatgttcttacaacatgtaaatattagttaccaagctattagggaaaatatgcaaagtggtataactcaacgtagaatatattttaagtacttgtgtctatggcgtaaaacataaaatgcatgtattctcatcccaaaatatttgtagagtttaaaaatgggactatatactcacagtagtaaaagtatattaataataagttttcaacttattaaaaatatgaccatcgtccttggattcacgaacttataacaataataacgattcagataataatacgacatatgaataaaataaatcaagttcatagaatacttatataataatttttaacattttatgttagtagtccattgttagtagtcctttgttagtagtccaaaataatccgaaaagtccaacagtccaataatcggtatatatatatatatatatatatatatatatatatatatatatatatatatatatatatatatatatatatatatatatatatatatatatatatataatcttagaattaccccacgacgtattgtatacgtattgtctttgcatcaacccagagacatattgtatacatattgtcttagaattaactaagacatattgtgtacgtattgtcttaggatttatcaaaacgtattgtatacttattgtgttaggacgtaccaagaatattattatacatatatacaatcacagaattaatcaagattataatattttgttatactactgataacatgtccaaatatatataggatataggaaaagttagaaataatatggttaatatagtttttataatataaatttcgtccatacaacgttaattttagcagattttgttttgctcgccaaatattcattacaactccgtttaaagtaaatcaaattgctatggattcattaagaagtaaattttacaaaaccaattcgaaaatttcatcTCAAGTAGTAatgtttagagctttaccctctttttgtgatggtggacagatttggaaaaatcccggcatccacccaatatatgatttttgataaaatacttccactttgtctaaaatcatgaaaaaaatactggaagtcttatttaaatatattaacatatttccaaagtcttagcctcgaactcaaagtctaagataggtttttaattcccaacctaaaacagcccgctttttaccgaatggagattaaaggatatatgttaagtttcaaggtgttcttcatatgtacaagttataagttcttatattaacttaatataacatcataatacatataaataagtattattagatttaagttagaaagattagattagtttttcaaacaagcttggtgttcaccaaaacaagttctagtttttacaagttttataagtataataagatagcaactatacaagaaattgaacaaggattttgagaagtattttaccttgattatgaagaggaaagttgttgagattaaagtatgatatgagagcattcaagtgtgtatttttagtttaagaaaatgtggagtaaaaatgagtaaaaatggtccttatttataatcttataattttggcttttagtgaaaatatctaagataagttaaattgtattaagtcatgcatgacatattaaattgattaggtcatggatgacatattacacaaataattgcagatttctattggtatataccaatagtaaatacttctagaagttgtgtataatactggtaaaaataccgtatgaatgcgagtagaattctttgaggaaattgaacggaaatacgagtatagctatcctttatatgtattggtatattataaagtgtattcaatacttgtaaggatgtatttacactcgtaatacattatatgtaaatacattttaacataagttaattacgtcgtttaaatagtaatatatatatatatatatatatatatatatatatatatatatatatatatattgtttgaaaactctttaaattagtagtatgaaaatatatatataatactttgttaatatacttaatgagatatttaattatcatattttcaagttaaatatatatataaatccatatatatatatacacaataattaaacaattaaacaattaaatcaaattatgacgttcgtgaatcgttggaataaaagggtgaccaaaagctcgtgtaaaactcttttcggaggttcaagatttattaaaattcattgcctatcaagtcggaattatataaaaattaagtttaaatttggtcgaaaatttccgggtcgtcacacatgaaTACGTCAAACCGCTTATACCATTGTCGAGGTGATTGCTTCAAGCCATTTAATGACTTTTTCAACAAACAAGCATAATCTTCCTTTCGTTGAACAACAAATCCCTCTGGCTGGCGCATGAAGATCTATTCCTCCAACTCACCATGTAAAAATGCTGTTTTGACATCCAGTTGCTGCAGCTCTATATCAAGTAAAGAAACCATAGCAAGTAACACGCGAATAGAGGTATGCTTTACGAACGGTGAGAAAACTTCATTAAAGTCAACTCCCTCTCTCTGAGTAAAGCCTTTTGCTACAAGGCGTGCTTTGAACCTTTCATCTTCTACACCCGGAATTCCGTCCTTCTTTTTGTAGATCCATTTGCATCCAACAATCTTCTGACCTTTTGGTGGTTTCACCAGCTCCCACGTATGATTCTTATAAAGAGACTCCATCTCTTCATTCATAGCTACAGACCACTTTGCAGATTCTGGGCTACTAATAGCATCACGATATGTAACAGGTTCTTGAACCTCTATATCTTCTGCCATGCTCAAGGCATAGGCTACTAACTCTATATACCCAAACCATTGTGGTGGTTTTATAGCTCATCGTTGTCTATCTCTTGCTAGATTATAATTCTGTAGATCATGTTGCTCATCTGACTGATTTTTTGGTGTCATATGATCAACACCAAAGTCATGTACATCTTCTACAATGGGCTCGACATGAGTATCTTGTACTACTCCTTGTGGAACTTCTATTTCTTGCTCCACCTGCTCTTCAACTTCACGATCTTTTCCAGCAACTACTTGTTCCTCCTCTGTCTTTTTCAACATATCAGACTCATCAAATGTCACATCCCTGCTGATAAGAAATCGGGATGATTTACCATCAGGGCACCACAATCTATAACCCTTCACCCCATCTGCATACCCTAGAAATATGCATCTTTTGGCCCTCGGCTCTAGTTTACCATCTTTCACATGAGCATAAGCAGGACAACCAAATATCTTGAAATCACTGTAACTTGCAGGGGAACCTAACCATTTCtccaaaggagtttgacaatcaattGCCATTGATGGAGATTGATTTACCAAATAACAAGCTGTGTTTACagcttcagcccaaaatatatttaataattttgcGTTCGAGAGCATACACCTTGCTCGCTCAAGGAGCGTTCTATTCATCCATTCTGCAACGCCATTCTGTTGTGGTGTAAACCGCACTGTGTGGTGTCTCACAATGCCTTCATTCTTGCAGAACTCATTGAATTAGCCTTTGCAAAATTCCAGTCCATTGTCTATTCTCAAGCGCTTGACGAACTTTCCAGTCTGCTTCTCTATCATCGTCTTCCATTACTTGAAATTAACAAAGACTTCATCCTTACGTTTAAGGATATAAACCCACACTCTTCTTGAatagtcatcaataaaggttaacatgTATCTAGCACCACCTTTTGAAGGAACTAGAGATGGACCTCAAAGGCCTGAATGGATATAATCCAAAGTACCATTCGTCACAGTGTTCGCAGAATTCCAATCTTCCGATATTCTGCCCGCACAAAAAACCTCATTTACTAAGCTCCATCATTCCTCTCTCGCTCATGTGCCCAAGGCGCATGTGCCATAACTTGGTGGTATCTACATCTTTAGCCAATGAAAAAACTCTAGCCGCTCCAGTAACTGTGCTACCCTTTAACAGTTAAAGGCCATTATACCTTTCACCTTTCATCACGACAAGTGCACCTCTGGAAACTTTTAATACTCCACCTCGGGCTTGATACTCGCAATCGATGGAGTCCAGCGTTCCTAAGGAAATGAGATTGTTCTTTAATTCTGGAACATGCCTGACATCTGTCAACGTCCTCACCGTGCCATCATACATCTTGATTTGGATCGTTCCTATGCCAACAACCTTACAAGCTACATCATTTCCCATAAGGACTTTACCACCATCTATTTGTTAATAGGTAGTAAGCCAGTCCCTAATAGGACACATATGATAAGAACAACCTGAGTCAAGAATCCACTCATTACTTGAGCGGCCATCGGTAACACTAAGAATATTTGAACCATCAGAATCATTTTCTGCAACTGCGGCAACTTTATCGGCGCCCGCTGCATTCCAAGTCTCTCTTTTTCCTTTTAAGTCTGGACAGTCTCTACCCATGTGACCTTCCTTGTGACAATTGTAACACTTGATCTTTCTAGATCTTGGTTTCGATCTAGAATGACCTTTGTTGTTACTACTTGATGCTCTATCATTACTTCTTCCTCTCACCACCAAACCATTTGCACTTTCTTCCACATAATCCATCGAGGATTTCTTCCTTAACTCAACAGAGTTCAAGGTAGATTTGACATCCTCCATGGAAATAGTATCTTTACTATATAGTAGAGTTGTAACCAAATGCTCGTATGATTTTGGCAAGGAACATAAGAAAATTAATGATTGATCTTCATCGTCAATTTTCACACCAATATTATTCAAGTCCAAAATTATTTTATTGAACTCATCGATGTGATCATTTAATGAACCTTCTTTCATCCGAAGAGTATACAACCGTTGTTTCCTATACAACCGGTTCGTGAGACTCTTAGTCATATATAGAGATTCTAGCTGTTTCCAAAGTCCAGCCGGTGTGATTTCTGCCGCAACTTCTCTAAGCACACAATCGAAAAGATTTAGAATAATTATGCCGTGTACCTTTTCCAGAAGTTCATCCTTCTCTTCATCTGTCAAATTTTCGGGTAGATGTTCTCTCCCTTTCAAAGCTAACAAATAACCTTGTTGGCTCAGTAGAGCCCGCATCTTCATTCGCCAAAGGCCAAAATCGTTCTGGCCATTAAATTTCTCTACGTCGGACCTTATTATTGTCATCTTGAATATTGAATCACagctacgctctgataccactttgttgtGATTTGCGCACTTTCAagacccgagaaattaatagaacaattaagcaataaataaagacacaagaatttacgtggttcggcgtgaggcctagtccacgggcagaagcagagatggattttactagcaaatatggcaacccgaggttacaatgtatcacttAATCTAGGCTCTGAAAAATACTAACAAAATATTTAGACCACTCACTAGATTATAACACTTCCCtcgtaactcactcgtatagaattttgaTTAACAATTCTATACCACTCTTTTCACTATATTTTCTTACAAGTACAAGAGTTATTATTAAACTCTTTCACTTTGCATAGGATGAAGAATACAACAGCTTCCCTTCTCCTTTTATAGTAGAAAATGGTTGGTGAGACTTGTGTGAATAAGTAGACTTTTACATGGCCACCTTTGTGTTATTCCCATGTGTTGAATGCATGAAATCAACCACATTGTAGGCTGCCGTATACTTTAGATATTTGACAACCAAATTGGAATGACAAAATTGTGTCGGGGGTCCTTGTGGTTTCTGTTAATATTGTGGGGGGTCCAAAAGTATGATTTCATCTTGGGGGTCCTAAAGGTTTACATTTTTTATCGTAGGGGGTCCTAAACCTTAAAGGAAACGTTTATTAACAGAAACATGCGTAGGTTAGAGGGCATTTTGGTCAGCTTAGTTGATTTAAAATGTAACACCGAATATAAACCCCAAATGGTTGGTCAAGCCCTAAATCATCTCCCGCCACAAAAAAAAACTTAAACCCTAATTCGATTGAAAATGGAAACTGAAGGTGATCCACCTGTATATGGTGAGGCGTTACCTTACGAATTTGATAATTTCTTTGATTTTGAAACCAACCCAACAAATAAATTCAATTCGACAGTAGTAAGGGAGAAGGTTGTTAATGTACAGGATGATGATTGCATTGATGATTTTGAAAGCAATCCAACAAATATCATCAATCTTACAGAAGAAAGGGAGATTGTTGTTAATGTAGAGGCTGATGATTTAATGGTGGATGAAGATAACATTATCGACAAATATCATGTGGATATGACATAATTCAACTATGGTGAAGACTTTGACAGTGCTGATGAGTATGATGATAGCTTTAAAGGGATTAGAAAAAGAAAGTTTAGAGAGCTGAAGGAACAAGAAAAAGCTAAAGGAGTATCCAAGACTAATTTCTATGTTGGTCAGATCTTTGCTAGTGCCTATGAGGTAAAAGAATATGTTAAATTGCACGCAATAGAGAGTAGGAGAAACCttgtatttactaaaaatgatttgATAAGGGTTACAGTTGGTTGTGAAGGTTTGATTGTTAATGTTGTTACTGGTGAAGTTATTGGAGGGAGAAGTAGTCAACTGTTGGATAAGACAAAGAAGAAGAGGACATGTAAAGGTAAAGAAAAAGAATGTGATTCCCATGTAGtagaaacagaaaaaaagaaaagacAGAAAAGAAAGTATAATATTGTATGCCCATGGAAATTACATGTTTCAAAGGAATCAAATTCAGAGACTTGGTGTGTTAAAACATTAGATGAAGAACATATGTGCCTGGAAACAAGAGAAATCCATCACTGTACATATAATTTCTTGTCTACAAAGTTGGTTGATCAACTTCCATCCAACCCAAAAATGCCAACAAAAGCTGTAAGGTATCAACTTAAATCTTCATTGGGATTGGAATTGCCAACAACCAAGGCTTATAAGGCACTAAAGAAGGTATTAGAAACTATGAGAGGTAGCTACAAAAGCCAATATGCAGATATTAGAAGTTATGGGTTAGAACTAATTAGATGCAACCCAAGTACAACAATTAAAATTTTAATTGAACCATGTGATCCGGATGAAACAACTAGAGTTTTTAAGAGAATATATATATGTTTGGGTCCTTTGAAACAAGGCTTCAATGCAATGGGGAGAGACCTACTTGGAATGGATGGTGCACACATGAAACCACCAGCAACTGGACATATATTGACTGCAGTAGGATTGGATTCAAACAACAGTATCTATCCAGTGGCTTATGCAATTGTGGAGCAAGAAAATTACAACTCATGGAGTTGGTTTTTGGAGTGTTTGGGTGATGATCTAGGGTTAACAAGACAATCAAACTTCACTTTCATTAGTGATAGACAAAAGGTACTTACTTCAATTGTTTATCAATTGTTTATCATTTGTTTATGTAATGTTTTATCAATTGTATATCAACTGCTTATGTAATGTTTTAGGGTTTACTTCAAGCTGTTGCAAGGATGTATCCGTGTGCTGAACATAGGTTTTGCTTAAGGCACATTCATGAAAATATGAAGACAAAAGGTTTTAGGGGTGCAGCTTATAAACAACTCCTGTGGAAGTGTGCTAGTGCCACTACTGTTCCTTATTTTGAAAAGGCCATGCTTGAGTTAAAATGTTTCAATGTAGCTGCACACACATACTTAGCTAAGATATCTCCAAGTTGTTGGGCAAAAAGTCAGTTTTCAGGTAAATATATCTACTTTGGATAATTATACTTTGATGTTTATTGATGTTTATTAATAATTGAATAAGATGAGTATAAATGATACAGGAAGGGCAAAGTCAGATGTTCTGTTGAATAACATGCGTGAGGTTTTAAATCGATGGTTACTTGATGCTAGAGACAAGCCTATAATCACTG
This genomic window from Rutidosis leptorrhynchoides isolate AG116_Rl617_1_P2 chromosome 2, CSIRO_AGI_Rlap_v1, whole genome shotgun sequence contains:
- the LOC139890407 gene encoding uncharacterized protein; this encodes METEGDPPVYGEALPYEFDNFFDFETNPTNKFNSTVVREKVVNVQDDDCIDDFENFDSADEYDDSFKGIRKRKFRELKEQEKAKGVSKTNFYVGQIFASAYEVKEYVKLHAIESRRNLVFTKNDLIRVTVGCEGLIVNVVTGEVIGGRSSQLLDKTKKKRTCKGKEKECDSHVVETEKKKRQKRKYNIVCPWKLHVSKESNSETWCVKTLDEEHMCLETREIHHCTYNFLSTKLVDQLPSNPKMPTKAVRYQLKSSLGLELPTTKAYKALKKVLETMRGSYKSQYADIRSYGLELIRCNPSTTIKILIEPCDPDETTRVFKRIYICLGPLKQGFNAMGRDLLGMDGAHMKPPATGHILTAVGLDSNNSIYPVAYAIVEQENYNSWSWFLECLGDDLGLTRQSNFTFISDRQKGLLQAVARMYPCAEHRFCLRHIHENMKTKGFRGAAYKQLLWKCASATTVPYFEKAMLELKCFNVAAHTYLAKISPSCWAKSQFSGRAKSDVLLNNMREVLNRWLLDARDKPIITALEYVREYLMKRIVTGINKAAKCNGPLTPSATKLFKSIKKDAHLCRVLWSGSNLYQVNGLHGEQCVVDIGERRCACRKWEITGIPCKHAVACFWNMETNSQDVGPLERWFDPIYYLDTWNRAYSFTINPLNDRSLWPKSSISLPLLPPLFTPSVGRPKKKIG